A segment of the Candidatus Cloacimonas sp. genome:
GGAGCATATTCCGGAAGGCAGGAGAATATTGTATCTTACAAAAAGCTCGCCGATTCCAAAAAGTTAGCCGATTCCAAAAAGCTCGCCGATTCCAAAAAGTTAGCCGATTTCAAAAAAGGTGAGACCGATTTTACTTGACATTATATGCGATTTATATTATCGTATATATAAATAGGAAAGGGAGAACATAATGAAATTATCCGCTATATTCTACGCGATCGTGATTCTTGCGTTTTTTATGCCGTTTTTTCTGATAAGTTGTGACAAGTCAGAAGTTGCCTCCTTAAGTGGGGTAAAATTGGTTACCGGTGGTGAAGTAAAATTAGATCTAGCTAATATATTTAATGGTTCCTCGGGGGAAGGTAAATATGAAAATCCCGCAATTGGTATTCAACTATTTGCAATAGTAGCTTTTATCCTGGCGATTGCAGCACTGATTATGGCTTTGGTATTACCGCTAAAGATGTATCCTCTGCCTGCTTATATCAGCATTTTGGGAGTTATTTCACTTCAATTATTGAATATAGAAATACCGCAAATGATATCGTCATTTAGTAATTTTTTAGATGCCAATCTGAAGTGGGGAAGTACTATTTCGCTTAAAGTTCAGCCAGGTTTCTGGATAGCAAACATCGGATTTATTTTAGGGGGTATCTCCACTCTCCTTACAGGGATTAAGAAAAGCTCCGAATCTTCATATATTGAGCAGCCGGAGGAATATCCTGCCTCCGAAATTCAGGGCTGGGAAGAAGAATATCCTGCAGAGGAAACAATTTCTGAGCAGGAAGAAGAGAATATACCTCCGGAAGAGGAAATTCCCACCCTTATAAAAGAAGAGAATATACCTCCGGAAGAGGAAAATCCAACTCTTCTTGAAGAAGAAAACCCCGCTATTATAGAAGAAGAGCCGAAGATAAATTAGAGAGCAATTATTGTGGATGAGATTGCAGAGCTACGCTGGATAAGAATTTTACTGCTAATAATTGCTTTGCCGATAGTGGCATATATTCTTAAAACGCTTAAAAGTATATTCATTCCTCTGGTCTTTGCCATTTTTCTGCTTTTTCTGTTTGCTCCTCTAATCAATTATCTGAAAAAGCGTAAAATCCCGATGGCTTTGATTTTACTGCTTACTTTGGTAATTATAGCTGTTTTTTTAGGAGTAGTAATTCTGTTAATTTATGCTGCTTCCAATAGTTTAATTAGTGGTTTGCCGCGTTATCAGGATAAGTTTATTACTCTTATCTCCAAGTTTACGGAGTTCATTCAGAACCTGGCAAATAACTGGAATATCAGTTCGGAGAATATTTCCATAGCTAATATAGCCCAGATTTTGAGCAGCGGCTTTATCTCCATTCCTCAATTTCTAAGCAATACAGTGAACACTTTTGTAAGTATCATTCAGAATATTCTGTTGATTATCTTTTTCCTTATCTTTCTGCTCTTGGAAATTGACAAACTGCCTTTGCGACTGAGAAGAGCCACCACCAAATTAAGTAAGGAACAAACCCTGGATATTTTGCAAAATATAGAGAAGCAAATTCAGAACTATTTAACCATCAGAACCTTGGTTAATCTATCTGCCGCGCTGCTTTGTATGCTGTGGATGCTTATTTTCGGAGTGGATTTTATTCTGGTGTGCGGAATTTTGCTTTTTGTTTTGGATTTTATTCCTGATGTGGGTTCTATCATTTCGTCTGCAATTCCTATTCTAATTTACCTGCTGCAGAGTGGTTTCAGTTTTTTGTGGTTAATTTTTACTTTGCTTATTGTTGCCACGCAGATGCTGATTGGTAATATTATAGAACCAAAGTTACAGGGAGTGCAGTTAAATCTCACTCCCATAATGGTTTTGATTTCCTTAATTTTTTGGGGTTGGCTTTGGGGAATAGTAGGAATGCTGATTTGCGTTCCCTTAACTGCTGCCATCAATATTATTTTAAAACAGGTTGCCCCCAATAATTTTATCTCCGCTCTTATCAGCAGCGAATAATTCACTACTCCTAAAGCGAAAAAGAGAGCTTTGCAACATTGAAGATATCAGGATAGCCCTATTAAAGATAACTACCTTTTATTTGCTTGTTATCACTGGTTTTTTTTGTGCTCTTCATTCTTTATTCGTCATTTCCAGGTTTCCAGATTTCCCTGTTTTCACCCTAAAAATAAAATACAGCGTTCCCAGAAGACCGAAAGCTGCAGCCGTGATAAAATTTAAATCGGGACTTTTCTGCCAGAGAAAAGCTCCTCCAAAAGCTGCAAAAGAAACAATCACATCCCGAATCAAATAATAAGTTCCAAAAGTATATGCTTTCGCATCTTCCGGTGCCAAATCCATAATTAATGCTTTTCTTGTCGGCTCGCCAAATTCTTTCAAACCCCGAATAATAAAGGCAATAACCATTGCGGAAAAGCTATGGCTGATCAGCAGCACCAGAGGAAAAATGGTAAAATTGGCAAAAGTTATGGCTACAAAAGGTTTGCGGGTGCTTTTATCCGCCAAATAGGCAATCGGAATATAAATCAGCATTGCTGTAACCATTTCAATCGTAGTTAAAATACCAAACTGCAATTCGTTAATGTTATTATTCTCCACAACCCATACAACTACAAAGGCATACGGAATCTGTTCACAAAAACGCACCAGAATATCGGAAACAAGCAAATGCTTCAAATTGGAAGAAAAGCGGCGAGAACTTTTACTTTTGTCAGGTTTAGCTTCCGGAGGTTGATCTTGAATGAATTTGCCTTGCACCATTAACGCTACGGCAGCTAAAATAAAAGCCACCATAAAAGCATAGCGGACTCCCTGAATGCGGCCATAACGCAAAATTAAAGCACCCCCAAGAATAGGACC
Coding sequences within it:
- a CDS encoding MFS transporter, which gives rise to MPEMKSEQCPKEGLIPKIIHFFALNSSILGMLIMVILVGMGEKMAERFLPLYIIAMGGSSIIIGLLNGMDNLLSALYSFPGGWLADKFGYKKALKVFNLMAMFGYLIVVIFPSWIAVLVGAVFFISWTAISLPATMSLISSVVPANRRSMGISLNSIVKRIPMSLGPILGGALILRYGRIQGVRYAFMVAFILAAVALMVQGKFIQDQPPEAKPDKSKSSRRFSSNLKHLLVSDILVRFCEQIPYAFVVVWVVENNNINELQFGILTTIEMVTAMLIYIPIAYLADKSTRKPFVAITFANFTIFPLVLLISHSFSAMVIAFIIRGLKEFGEPTRKALIMDLAPEDAKAYTFGTYYLIRDVIVSFAAFGGAFLWQKSPDLNFITAAAFGLLGTLYFIFRVKTGKSGNLEMTNKE
- a CDS encoding AI-2E family transporter → MDEIAELRWIRILLLIIALPIVAYILKTLKSIFIPLVFAIFLLFLFAPLINYLKKRKIPMALILLLTLVIIAVFLGVVILLIYAASNSLISGLPRYQDKFITLISKFTEFIQNLANNWNISSENISIANIAQILSSGFISIPQFLSNTVNTFVSIIQNILLIIFFLIFLLLEIDKLPLRLRRATTKLSKEQTLDILQNIEKQIQNYLTIRTLVNLSAALLCMLWMLIFGVDFILVCGILLFVLDFIPDVGSIISSAIPILIYLLQSGFSFLWLIFTLLIVATQMLIGNIIEPKLQGVQLNLTPIMVLISLIFWGWLWGIVGMLICVPLTAAINIILKQVAPNNFISALISSE